caagtgctggattaaaggcgtgcgccactctGTCCAACTAGGATAGCTGTTTTAAGCCACAAAATTTGTGACTATTTCTTACAACACCCAATATAAAAGCTACTTCTGTgctgaggaaatagctcagtggtaaagcacttgttttaaaagcatgcacaaagacctgggttcgatccccagacatgctaaataaataaaaagagagctgAAAAGCTGTTTATTGTGAAGAACATTTAGTGAGAATCTGGAAATCTTGATCTTAGTGTAAAGTTTCATAATATTTTGTGAAATTGCTTCCTGTGTAAATCACCTCACTGTCCACCTGCAGCACCTGTTGCTTATCCCTAAAGAACtctgtcctcctcttcttcccagtgttggaATCTGACCGCTGTCCTTAGTTGCTTTGATGCTCTTTATAACTCAGCAGTCACCCtgtccacaaacacacacacaatctggcTCTTTCCTCCCAATATTTTATTTGCTCTTCTTTTACCCAATTCAGGTGTATTTTGAAAAAGTGTAAGTTTTATGTGAGGTAATTCTTGCCTTTGAGAGTCAAGTGGGTGTGCAGAgggtgttgttgtttgttttgttttgtttttgtttttgttttttttgtttttttttgtctcagcTCACAACCCTTTAGACCAGATGTAGACTTTATTGAAATTGAATCATGGTAAAGTAAAATGACTTCTTCCATTTTAAAACATCAGATGCCTTTTATCAACTTCTTTAAATGAATGATTGAGGcttcataattatttttacaaCAGAGGTTTCCCATACAACTTTTCTCTGTGTGATTAAACAAGTATAGGAATGACCTTGGAATCTTGTGATAGCCACTAATTGGCATACTATTTACATACTATTGATCTGAAGCCTACTGACTTACGATATACTCTCAACTCTAATGTCAGCCCTCAGTCCCATGAATTTCTTCCTTCATTCAGCAAGTGTGAAGCACTTGTCATCAGGCTTTGTGAGTCCCTGTTAGTGACGTGATGGTGATAGAAACGATACATGTGAACTAAGCATGATTTCCATGTCAAattaaactgttttattttacagttgCAGGGATCAAGCAGGCCTCACACAAGCTAagaaagtactctaccactgagcaacacctACAGCAAGAAGCTACATTTCAGTTCAAGAGATGGACAGTTATATAATTACGTACACAAAGTGAACTAAATACTAACAGAGCTTAGTCTTAGGTAGGGTTACCACCACTGTAGTGAAACAGCATGATTGAAAgcaagaaggatttatttggcttatacttccatatcactattcatcatcaaaggaagtcagtacaggaactcaaacagggcaggatctgaacagaggccatggaggagtgctgcttactggcttgctcttcatagcttgctcagcctgctttctcataaaacccaggaccacctgcccagggatggcgccatccacaatgggctgggttctccccattgatcactaaaagagaaaatgccctataggcttgcttactgcctgatcttatggagggattttctcaattgaggtttgctcctctcagatgactatctTGTGTCGAGTTGACTTAAAAACTAGCATTGAGTTCGTGAAGACTCCACCAGCTGTGATTTCACAAACAAGGGCATGTTTACCTGGAGTTTGAGAATTAGACTTTGTGTAGTGCATTATGCAATGGCAGAAATTTTGGAagtcaaagagaaaggaaaaatgtttttaaagtttaattgaggaattaaaaaaaataacagtatagAGACTTTTAAAGCTGTATATCATGCATGAGTATTGTTAGGTGTTTTGTGTGAAAAGCTGTAATCATATCAGTTCATAAGAAACTGTGGTCAAAGGGATTTAAAAATGGCTTTTTTGTCATCCAGGTAGAATATCCTGgacaagagaaaatagaaaatctcCACTTAATATTAAGCaacaagagagaagaaacaggtcTAGAGGTGGAAATAATTTAGTGGTAGTAGCTTTGAGAACTATGACACCATGTGGAAATCAGCCAGCTCATCTAAGAGGAAGCCAGTGTACATGGTTGTGATAAAGAATATTTTGCTGTGCATAATTTGAATGAAATAATTACTTCCATAGTGACAGGCTTTCTTCCTCGTACACTAACTCTTGCTtaaattctctttttccttcttccctcagcAAATACGAATGCTGGTTCTGACATCTGAAGCAATGCATGGAATGAATCGCTCTGTGGTATCAGAGTTTGTGTTCCTCGGGATCACTAATATATGGGAGATTCAGTTTCTACTTTTTGTCTTCACTTTGTTCTTCTACTTTGCAAGCATGATGGGCAACCTTGTCATTGTGCTCACTGTAACTTTGGACGCTCATCTAAACTCCCCCCTCTACTTCCTCTTAGCTAATCTCTCAGTCATTGATATGGTATTCTGCTCAATTACAGCTCCTAAGATGATCTGTGACATTttcaagaaacacaaaaccatctCCTTCTGGGGCTGTATCACTCAGATCTTCTTCAGTCATGCAGTTGGGGGCACTGATGGTGTTGCTCATAGCCATGGCTTTTGACCGATATGTAGCCATATGTAAGCCTCTGCACTACCTGATCATCATGAGCCCACGTGTGTGTCTATTTTTTTAGTCACTTCCTGGGTCATTGGCCTTATTCACTCAGTGGTACAAT
This sequence is a window from Peromyscus leucopus breed LL Stock unplaced genomic scaffold, UCI_PerLeu_2.1 scaffold_346, whole genome shotgun sequence. Protein-coding genes within it:
- the LOC114697485 gene encoding LOW QUALITY PROTEIN: olfactory receptor 4F15-like (The sequence of the model RefSeq protein was modified relative to this genomic sequence to represent the inferred CDS: inserted 5 bases in 3 codons), yielding MLVLTSEAMHGMNRSVVSEFVFLGITNIWEIQFLLFVFTLFFYFASMMGNLVIVLTVTLDAHLNSPLYFLLANLSVIDMVFCSITAPKMICDIFKKHKTISFWGCITQIFFSHAVGGTXMVLLIAMAFDRYVAICKPLHYLIIMSPRVCLFFXVTSWVIGLIHSVVQLVFVVDLPFCGPNTLDSFYCDLPRLLRLACTNTQELELMVTVNSGLISVGSFLLLVISYIFILFTVWKHSSGGXSKALSTLSAHVTVVILFFGPLMFFYTWPSPTSHLDKYLAIFDAFITPFLNPVIYTFRNKDMKVAMGRLWGYLRHYRKMS